A window from Oscillospiraceae bacterium encodes these proteins:
- a CDS encoding MerR family transcriptional regulator has translation MNLIKITELSTEIGLSSRTLRYYEEAGLITSVRPQFEKYRFYDEQNVQRLRQIMVLRKMQIPIKDIVRIYESHEMSAITQVFVDKINEIDGEVTALSELKRIINEFLQKMIEKGIKQISALPLLYEEMDKQLTSRENINMEQKNFALSEALNEVSEKLAKPLDISIIRLPKMRVLSSYLKDDAETSDTTAFMRYLQMNGMKADNYGSFEYQENDCDVMITKIADGFTNDSNFTDFIFDGGYFAAANVYLDDDLAQSFYSLVKSFDDNKFYQIDYTADGNLRHAAMLENLISPDERRQLVALYVPVKKRIPDVSLYPKPTEITNITVGVLKKQNPILWEKEVELDKLTPINNPHYRVMENGEVEYTGWISTRTLSTNVSVKLPFRVDIEFRVPMDDEQFGYGDNEGSIIFYHGDDNGYNIGVNLGIMGFGINMNNHSNRPEESISFHQPVFHDYYNFPHKGRIKPNEYNHVTWIIGQKYLAVIINGEIRYCGANFPYMYLDLNSEKAYPVVIGSNGQGKKYFRAIKISQLAYSPKTKIKNGELTMITKQSNSIISIIHRLITDEYGENYWFNGSAKYVMECLGEKEYDYWFFAGITGDVFTQHYKQPFMGDSIDAHYQVNGDFGFFERIFEKCGYASTFVTLKDISKNKEMYLNALIGYIDKGIPVIALVNGINKEYSSGFLDGVFVGYEEHGKTLLYITGNNNEPQRIPFDKAIDSDKQELNGWVFVGEKKKQKDLATLYREAIYALPELLTTNNDKYCFGSAAFRVWADDVENGHFDGMKPEEFDGWSMYTNFVCVLATNGSCCHGFLQRAKELNPDMTYLDEISKLYKRTGEIWNNDNGNDLEALGGGFNVTLEALQTPEKRSKIAARIRECGDIMDKVVNILKENIRDE, from the coding sequence ATGAATTTAATTAAAATAACCGAACTCAGCACTGAGATAGGCCTTTCATCACGGACATTGCGGTATTACGAGGAAGCGGGGCTTATCACGAGCGTTCGACCACAATTTGAAAAGTATCGCTTTTATGATGAGCAGAATGTGCAGCGGCTGCGGCAGATAATGGTACTTCGGAAAATGCAGATACCCATAAAGGATATCGTGCGGATTTACGAAAGCCACGAAATGTCGGCAATCACGCAGGTTTTCGTGGACAAAATCAATGAAATCGACGGCGAGGTCACCGCCTTATCCGAGCTTAAACGCATCATAAACGAATTCTTACAGAAGATGATTGAAAAAGGCATAAAGCAGATTTCAGCTTTGCCGCTTTTATACGAGGAAATGGACAAGCAGCTCACCTCACGGGAAAATATCAACATGGAACAAAAAAACTTCGCGTTAAGCGAAGCTTTGAATGAGGTATCGGAAAAGCTCGCAAAGCCACTCGACATATCGATTATCAGGTTACCGAAAATGCGAGTTCTGTCTTCATACTTAAAAGATGATGCGGAAACATCCGACACCACAGCTTTCATGCGTTATCTGCAAATGAACGGAATGAAAGCCGACAATTACGGCAGCTTTGAGTATCAGGAAAACGACTGCGACGTTATGATTACAAAAATTGCAGATGGTTTTACAAACGACAGCAATTTTACCGATTTCATTTTTGACGGCGGTTATTTTGCCGCGGCGAACGTGTATCTCGACGACGACTTAGCACAATCGTTTTATTCGCTTGTAAAAAGCTTTGATGATAATAAATTTTATCAGATTGACTACACAGCCGACGGCAATCTGCGTCACGCCGCCATGCTTGAAAATCTCATTTCTCCCGACGAGCGGCGGCAGCTTGTGGCGTTATATGTCCCCGTAAAAAAGAGGATTCCGGACGTGTCGCTTTATCCGAAGCCAACCGAAATCACCAATATTACGGTCGGTGTACTAAAAAAGCAAAATCCTATACTGTGGGAAAAAGAAGTCGAGCTTGATAAGCTCACACCGATAAACAATCCGCATTACAGAGTTATGGAAAACGGCGAAGTGGAGTATACCGGTTGGATTTCCACACGGACTCTGAGTACAAATGTATCGGTCAAGCTCCCGTTTCGAGTAGATATCGAGTTTCGTGTGCCGATGGATGACGAGCAGTTCGGCTATGGTGATAATGAGGGCAGCATTATCTTTTATCATGGCGATGATAACGGCTATAACATCGGGGTGAATCTCGGAATTATGGGCTTCGGCATCAACATGAATAATCACTCAAACCGTCCGGAGGAATCCATAAGTTTTCATCAGCCGGTTTTCCATGACTATTACAATTTTCCACATAAGGGCAGGATCAAGCCGAACGAGTATAACCACGTCACATGGATAATCGGTCAAAAATACCTAGCGGTCATAATAAACGGCGAAATCCGGTATTGCGGCGCCAATTTTCCGTATATGTATCTTGATTTGAACAGCGAGAAAGCGTATCCCGTTGTAATCGGTTCAAACGGGCAGGGAAAGAAATATTTTAGAGCGATTAAAATTTCTCAGCTTGCGTATTCCCCGAAAACCAAAATAAAGAACGGAGAGCTGACCATGATCACAAAACAAAGCAACAGCATTATTTCGATTATCCATCGTCTTATCACCGACGAATATGGAGAAAACTACTGGTTCAACGGTTCGGCGAAATATGTTATGGAATGTCTCGGGGAGAAAGAATATGATTATTGGTTTTTCGCCGGAATTACGGGTGATGTATTTACACAGCATTACAAACAACCGTTTATGGGCGATAGCATTGACGCGCATTATCAAGTAAATGGCGATTTCGGATTCTTCGAGCGTATTTTTGAGAAATGCGGATATGCGTCAACCTTTGTCACATTGAAGGATATATCCAAAAACAAAGAAATGTATCTCAATGCGCTCATTGGATATATCGATAAAGGAATCCCCGTCATAGCGCTGGTAAACGGAATTAATAAGGAATACAGCAGCGGTTTTTTAGACGGCGTTTTTGTTGGATACGAGGAGCACGGAAAAACGCTGCTTTATATAACAGGCAATAATAACGAGCCGCAGCGTATTCCATTTGATAAAGCAATCGATAGTGACAAACAAGAGCTAAACGGCTGGGTTTTCGTCGGTGAGAAAAAAAAGCAAAAGGATCTTGCAACACTCTATCGTGAAGCAATTTATGCACTACCTGAGCTTCTGACTACCAATAACGATAAATACTGCTTCGGTTCGGCAGCTTTCCGTGTGTGGGCAGATGATGTGGAAAACGGACATTTCGACGGCATGAAACCGGAAGAATTTGACGGCTGGTCGATGTATACCAACTTCGTCTGCGTGCTTGCGACCAACGGCAGCTGCTGTCATGGCTTTTTACAGCGTGCAAAGGAGCTGAATCCAGATATGACATATCTGGATGAGATAAGTAAGCTGTATAAGCGAACGGGGGAAATCTGGAACAACGACAACGGGAACGACCTGGAAGCCCTCGGGGGCGGCTTCAATGTCACGCTGGAAGCATTGCAAACACCTGAAAAGCGGTCAAAGATCGCCGCGAGAATCCGCGAGTGCGGGGATATTATGGACAAGGTTGTTAATATACTTAAAGAAAACATAAGGGATGAATAA
- a CDS encoding GNAT family N-acetyltransferase: MNIEIKKLIPELTEDYLHFFDVTPHDDDIPGSKCYCVCWCSADHRIATDFSSQEKRRELARQYIKDGVIQGYLAYQGERVIGWCNANTKAECQHCISWLRFMQSVDVDDTNLKIKSVFCFVIVPDMQRKGIATKLLCRVCEDAAADGFDVVESYPNKAFVSTTRDFMGPVEMYKKLGFTVVYEVKDIAVMRKCLKEN; the protein is encoded by the coding sequence ATGAACATTGAAATTAAAAAGCTGATCCCCGAACTAACGGAGGATTACCTGCACTTTTTCGATGTCACACCGCATGACGATGATATCCCCGGCAGTAAATGTTATTGTGTTTGCTGGTGCAGTGCGGATCACCGCATAGCAACCGACTTCTCATCGCAGGAGAAAAGACGGGAGCTTGCAAGGCAATACATAAAAGACGGCGTCATTCAGGGTTATCTGGCATATCAGGGTGAGAGAGTCATCGGTTGGTGTAACGCAAATACAAAAGCGGAATGTCAGCATTGTATAAGCTGGCTGCGCTTTATGCAGTCGGTTGATGTAGATGATACAAACTTAAAAATTAAATCGGTTTTTTGCTTTGTAATTGTGCCCGATATGCAACGGAAAGGTATTGCGACAAAGCTGCTATGCCGTGTATGCGAGGACGCAGCAGCTGACGGCTTTGATGTGGTGGAGAGCTACCCGAATAAAGCTTTTGTCAGCACAACCCGTGATTTTATGGGTCCTGTCGAGATGTATAAGAAATTGGGCTTTACGGTCGTTTATGAAGTGAAAGACATAGCGGTCATGCGGAAATGTTTGAAAGAGAATTAA
- a CDS encoding DUF6273 domain-containing protein, protein MLCPRCKKDDPQNREMCPDCGAPIRPIPVPAGGKIKFGKYDWFVLDKQDDKMLILTENVIEKHPYHHGETEITWETCDMRTYLNSEFYDSFEENDRNRIIEVTNENRDNPWYGTSGGNPTTDKVFLLSIDEVLKYFGDSGQIKTRYMYPSPWGDWCKDEFLPWIDDQYNIARRVVDDTGIVRFWRLRSPGANRYRIAFVSGFCGDGFDQGVIDISGCSGLIDGHFEFDSFGSLSNGLEDEHCINGIRPALWLKTC, encoded by the coding sequence ATGCTTTGCCCTAGATGTAAAAAAGACGACCCACAAAACAGAGAGATGTGTCCTGACTGCGGCGCGCCGATAAGACCTATTCCCGTACCTGCGGGAGGTAAAATTAAGTTCGGCAAATATGACTGGTTTGTCTTGGATAAACAAGATGATAAAATGCTTATTCTAACCGAAAATGTTATAGAAAAGCATCCGTATCACCATGGAGAAACTGAAATCACGTGGGAAACCTGCGATATGCGAACATATCTGAACAGCGAGTTTTATGATTCGTTTGAAGAAAATGACAGAAACCGCATTATTGAAGTCACAAACGAAAATCGGGACAATCCGTGGTATGGCACAAGTGGTGGTAATCCCACTACCGACAAGGTGTTTTTACTAAGTATCGACGAGGTTCTGAAATATTTCGGTGACAGCGGTCAGATAAAAACGCGGTATATGTATCCTTCTCCATGGGGCGACTGGTGCAAGGACGAATTTCTGCCGTGGATTGACGACCAATACAACATAGCACGCCGTGTTGTAGATGACACGGGCATTGTTCGGTTCTGGAGATTGCGGTCGCCCGGCGCGAATAGGTACCGTATCGCTTTCGTATCAGGCTTTTGCGGAGACGGATTTGACCAGGGCGTTATAGACATATCAGGTTGTTCCGGGTTAATAGATGGACATTTTGAGTTTGATAGTTTCGGTTCTCTGTCGAATGGTCTGGAGGACGAGCATTGTATAAACGGCATTCGTCCGGCATTATGGCTAAAAACATGTTGA
- a CDS encoding ATP-binding protein — MPKLILVCGKICSGKTTYTKKLIKEIKAVHLSVDEISMSIYGGQVGSTHAQVVEKIIHYLFNKSIEIYNTGFNVVIDTGFWQKADRNEANEFYKNHNIIPEWHYIDVPDEMWQKGIRKRNNDIKIGRTVDCVIDDNTMKMFLSFWETPNKDEIDVWIINDWC, encoded by the coding sequence ATGCCAAAATTAATCTTGGTTTGCGGTAAAATATGTAGTGGAAAAACTACCTATACAAAAAAGCTGATAAAAGAAATAAAAGCTGTTCATCTATCGGTTGATGAAATAAGTATGTCTATTTATGGCGGACAAGTTGGCTCAACTCACGCTCAAGTAGTAGAAAAGATAATACACTATCTGTTTAATAAATCTATTGAAATCTACAATACAGGATTTAATGTTGTAATTGATACAGGATTTTGGCAAAAGGCAGACAGAAATGAGGCAAATGAATTTTATAAAAACCACAATATAATCCCAGAATGGCATTATATTGATGTGCCAGATGAAATGTGGCAAAAAGGCATTAGGAAACGTAATAACGATATTAAAATTGGTAGAACTGTTGATTGCGTAATTGATGATAACACGATGAAAATGTTTTTAAGTTTTTGGGAAACACCAAACAAAGACGAAATTGATGTTTGGATTATAAACGATTGGTGTTGA
- a CDS encoding AAA family ATPase: MSKQKLIIISGSPCVGKTTVADKLFQSYENSAYLDGDWCWCVNPFSVSDPRLRNGEKSMSFVLSNYLNSDFNYVIFSSVVVMYEAIREPILKDITVKNIEVIGITLTCSEETLTARHKSRGDENEVSFQWLHLPPYSGDYVINTDNKTPDQIVCEIKELIEKGS; encoded by the coding sequence ATGTCTAAACAAAAACTTATTATAATAAGCGGTTCACCCTGTGTCGGTAAAACGACTGTTGCAGACAAGCTGTTTCAATCATATGAAAACAGCGCGTATCTTGACGGTGACTGGTGCTGGTGTGTAAATCCATTTTCGGTAAGCGACCCCAGACTGCGTAACGGTGAAAAAAGCATGTCATTCGTGTTATCTAATTATTTGAACTCCGATTTCAATTATGTCATATTTTCTTCGGTTGTGGTTATGTACGAAGCAATAAGAGAGCCGATTTTAAAGGATATCACGGTAAAAAACATTGAAGTAATCGGAATTACGCTGACCTGTTCGGAGGAAACACTGACGGCACGGCACAAAAGCCGTGGGGACGAAAATGAGGTATCATTTCAATGGCTTCATTTGCCGCCGTATTCCGGGGATTATGTTATAAATACTGATAACAAAACGCCGGATCAAATTGTCTGTGAAATAAAAGAATTAATTGAGAAAGGTAGTTGA